One genomic segment of uncultured Desulfobacter sp. includes these proteins:
- a CDS encoding universal stress protein: MSDIKKILVPVTFSEFSEELIEYAVGVARPLSAEVIFVNVIDERDIQAVQTIAAFGYEVDGKHYIQELETQRIGILEERLNRINYPDEKMRIVFKKGRPAAVLLKFAIDERVDLIIMDVKGKSEIVHALSGSVAEKMFRYSPVPVLSYRRKEIADKLLKRIKI; this comes from the coding sequence GTGTCTGATATTAAAAAAATTCTTGTTCCGGTTACTTTTTCTGAATTCTCTGAAGAACTGATTGAATACGCGGTTGGCGTTGCCAGACCGCTCAGTGCAGAAGTAATTTTTGTGAATGTCATTGATGAAAGAGATATTCAGGCGGTGCAGACCATCGCCGCATTTGGGTATGAAGTCGATGGGAAGCATTACATTCAGGAACTTGAAACACAACGAATTGGCATTTTAGAAGAGCGGCTCAATCGGATTAACTACCCGGATGAAAAGATGCGGATTGTGTTTAAAAAGGGAAGACCCGCGGCAGTGCTGTTGAAGTTTGCCATAGATGAAAGGGTGGATCTCATTATCATGGACGTTAAGGGAAAATCTGAGATTGTACATGCATTAAGCGGGTCGGTTGCGGAAAAAATGTTTCGCTATTCACCTGTTCCCGTGTTGTCCTATCGCCGAAAAGAAATTGCGGACAAACTTCTTAAAAGAATCAAAATATAA
- a CDS encoding NUDIX hydrolase, producing the protein MDIYKKEKITDYPYLNLIRAKYKDRAGTDKSWLYASRQNSARPDAVVIVPFHQQENKLVIIKEFRVPLGGFQYGFPAGLVDPGESIVQAGRRELYEETGLNVVDVIKQSPAIFSSSGLTDESISLLYVVCDGSANTEQNEASEQIEVKLLSQDQAVDCMRQDNILFDVKTWIVLERFAATGTMV; encoded by the coding sequence GTGGACATATATAAAAAAGAAAAAATAACGGACTATCCTTATCTGAATTTGATTCGTGCCAAATATAAAGACAGGGCCGGCACGGATAAATCCTGGCTGTATGCCTCCCGGCAAAATTCGGCCAGGCCCGATGCCGTAGTGATTGTCCCGTTCCATCAACAGGAGAATAAATTGGTCATTATCAAGGAATTCAGGGTGCCTTTAGGCGGATTCCAGTATGGTTTTCCCGCAGGCCTTGTGGACCCCGGGGAAAGTATTGTCCAGGCCGGACGGCGCGAACTGTATGAGGAGACCGGCTTGAACGTTGTGGATGTAATAAAACAAAGTCCCGCGATATTTTCTTCATCAGGATTAACCGATGAAAGCATCAGCCTTTTGTATGTGGTATGTGACGGATCTGCAAATACCGAACAGAACGAGGCTTCCGAGCAGATTGAGGTTAAACTGCTGTCCCAAGACCAGGCAGTCGACTGCATGCGCCAAGACAATATTCTGTTTGATGTAAAAACATGGATTGTTCTGGAACGGTTTGCTGCAACAGGTACGATGGTATAG
- a CDS encoding M48 family metalloprotease produces the protein MFSNFIYFLAALVIYTTSELFDSPSEFDPGAIGFCLASTAAFALVCRIYFNRLAALGQSLPAPEIDQRVNTAVSRLSIAALVLFAVNIYGFRVNHILSGVAIFQWVPTLGALLFLGLFLFYLILIWNFSYQIQKRFFTDSLTKKSFILSNIAFCLPAMLPWCFLSLLADCLGLLPFDGLNRFLNSTTGEVIYILFFVIAVSVFGPVLIQRLWGCRPMAPGFDRQRIEKTCQMADLKYRDILVWNLFGGGMITAGVMGLIGRYRYILVTPALLACLDDDEIQGVILHEIGHVYHRHMLFYLFFFAGFIACNFVFFEPLMLMIYLINPLFNGAAFLGVSQDTAHAAITCLVLIGLFIFYFRFVFGLFMRHFERQADLHIFKYKNSPSALISTFYKIASLSRQSIDKPNWHHFSIGRRIGFLERCRMNPDLIQDHHRKVKKMIAGYVLAVGAIFFLGYSVSYGGLNISFTRLVAGKILSRQLELNPDNSDLYVQVGDFYYDARQYEKAMVAYENVLKIDPVNAHALNNLAWLLATCPDKAFRNAPRALELARRAVGLRKEAYILDTYAEALYLNNYKSQALAAAKQALKISTKRKQYYEDQVTRFSDF, from the coding sequence GTGTTTTCAAATTTTATATATTTTCTGGCAGCGTTGGTGATCTACACCACCTCGGAGTTGTTTGACAGCCCCTCGGAGTTTGATCCCGGGGCCATAGGTTTCTGCCTGGCATCAACGGCTGCCTTTGCCCTGGTCTGCCGAATTTATTTCAATCGCCTGGCAGCCCTTGGGCAGTCCTTGCCGGCCCCAGAGATTGACCAGCGGGTGAACACTGCTGTTTCACGGCTTTCCATTGCGGCCCTGGTCCTCTTTGCCGTAAATATTTATGGTTTCCGTGTGAATCATATACTATCGGGTGTTGCTATATTCCAATGGGTACCCACCCTTGGTGCGCTGCTGTTTCTTGGGTTGTTTCTTTTTTATCTGATTTTGATATGGAATTTTTCCTATCAGATCCAAAAGCGTTTTTTTACGGACTCTTTGACCAAAAAAAGTTTTATCCTTTCCAATATTGCCTTTTGTTTGCCTGCCATGCTGCCCTGGTGCTTTCTGTCTCTTTTGGCTGACTGCCTGGGGCTTTTACCCTTTGACGGACTTAATCGTTTTTTAAACTCCACGACCGGGGAAGTGATTTACATCCTTTTTTTTGTCATTGCCGTCTCTGTGTTTGGACCGGTCCTGATCCAGCGTTTATGGGGGTGTCGTCCCATGGCACCAGGGTTTGACCGCCAGCGCATTGAAAAAACCTGCCAAATGGCTGATCTTAAATACAGGGATATCCTAGTTTGGAACCTGTTCGGCGGGGGTATGATCACTGCCGGTGTTATGGGGCTTATCGGCCGGTACCGGTATATTCTGGTGACGCCGGCACTTCTTGCCTGCCTGGATGATGATGAAATTCAAGGGGTAATCCTGCATGAAATAGGCCATGTTTATCACCGGCACATGCTTTTTTATTTGTTTTTCTTTGCCGGATTTATTGCCTGTAACTTTGTTTTTTTTGAGCCTTTAATGCTCATGATTTATTTGATTAACCCCTTATTTAATGGGGCTGCTTTTTTAGGGGTCAGTCAGGATACGGCCCATGCCGCCATCACCTGTCTGGTGCTCATAGGTCTGTTTATTTTTTATTTCCGGTTTGTTTTCGGTTTGTTCATGCGGCATTTTGAACGCCAGGCAGATCTGCATATTTTTAAATATAAAAATTCGCCGTCGGCATTAATCTCCACCTTTTACAAGATTGCGTCCCTAAGCCGTCAGTCTATTGATAAACCCAACTGGCACCATTTCAGCATTGGCCGCCGCATTGGTTTTCTGGAGAGGTGCCGGATGAATCCGGATTTGATCCAAGACCACCACAGGAAAGTAAAAAAAATGATTGCCGGGTATGTCCTTGCCGTGGGGGCCATTTTTTTTCTTGGGTACAGTGTCAGCTACGGCGGGCTTAACATCTCGTTTACCCGATTAGTCGCCGGAAAAATTTTAAGCCGTCAACTTGAGCTTAATCCTGATAATTCTGATCTATATGTGCAGGTGGGTGATTTTTATTATGATGCCCGGCAGTATGAAAAGGCAATGGTGGCCTATGAAAATGTTTTAAAAATTGATCCGGTTAATGCCCATGCTTTAAATAACCTGGCCTGGCTTCTGGCTACATGCCCGGACAAAGCGTTTCGAAACGCCCCCAGGGCTTTGGAGCTGGCCCGCCGGGCTGTGGGTCTCCGAAAGGAAGCCTATATATTGGACACCTATGCCGAAGCCCTGTATTTGAATAATTATAAAAGCCAGGCATTGGCGGCTGCAAAACAGGCACTTAAAATATCAACCAAAAGAAAGCAATATTATGAGGATCAGGTGACACGGTTTTCTGATTTTTAG
- a CDS encoding iron-sulfur cluster assembly scaffold protein, translated as MYEVVTEITIQDSERKMLSEAGYGEPAIDYYLGKKHMGCIENANQTSFKVGSCGDTMKIYLKVDENQIVQDAKYEITGCAGAISAAMATVDLVKGKTVEQALKVNDGDVFRVLKSIPEKKHHCIQLAVKTMHLGLEEFQTAHAS; from the coding sequence ATGTATGAAGTGGTCACAGAAATTACAATACAGGATTCAGAACGTAAAATGCTCTCCGAGGCCGGATATGGGGAACCGGCTATTGACTATTATCTTGGGAAAAAACATATGGGTTGCATTGAAAATGCGAACCAAACCTCCTTTAAAGTTGGTTCCTGTGGTGATACAATGAAAATCTATTTAAAAGTTGATGAAAATCAGATTGTTCAGGATGCCAAGTATGAGATCACCGGATGTGCAGGTGCCATCTCTGCGGCAATGGCAACAGTGGATCTTGTTAAGGGAAAAACCGTTGAGCAGGCTTTAAAAGTTAATGATGGAGATGTTTTCAGAGTTCTTAAAAGTATACCGGAAAAAAAGCATCATTGCATTCAACTGGCAGTCAAGACAATGCATCTGGGCCTTGAAGAATTTCAAACGGCACACGCTTCTTAA
- a CDS encoding KH domain-containing protein codes for MKELITLMAKALVDDPEQVDVQEIKAQQTLVLELRVAKEDLGKVIGRKGRTAQAMRTILSCASAKEQKRVILEIVE; via the coding sequence ATGAAAGAGTTGATTACACTTATGGCGAAAGCGCTGGTTGATGATCCTGAACAAGTTGACGTACAAGAGATCAAAGCTCAGCAGACCCTTGTGCTGGAACTGCGGGTGGCCAAAGAGGACCTAGGAAAAGTGATCGGCAGAAAAGGCAGAACAGCCCAGGCCATGCGCACCATTCTTTCTTGCGCCTCTGCAAAGGAACAGAAAAGGGTTATTCTGGAAATTGTTGAATAG
- a CDS encoding ABC transporter substrate binding protein, with the protein MQLFKNFFCLVLFFFLFSSVSGMAADKGNFSVKPGTNNGKKWRVGYFEGGEYINYQLNFLGIVRGLMDMGWMENAKIPEQSGEQTAQLWQWLADNTKSRYIEFVKDAHYSGNWDTPLIEKMVPEIISRLNNKKDIDLIIAAGTKAGLKLATNDHKVPTLVISTTDPLAAGIIRSVDDSGFDHVHARVDPYRHRRQIQLFHDIIGFKKLGIAYQNTEQGRSYAALDSVKEVADERGFEIVSCFTTDESADIKKDEESVKKCFATLGKSADAIYVTTQNGVNADSIPDLVKIANKYRIPTFTQSHSEQVRYGFLMSISRANFQYVGRFYAKTMAKIFNGAKPINIGQLFEDPPKIAINLKTAELIGYDPPVDVLSAADDIFEDIETPKQ; encoded by the coding sequence ATGCAATTGTTTAAAAATTTTTTTTGTTTAGTTCTGTTTTTTTTCCTGTTCTCGTCTGTTTCGGGCATGGCTGCTGACAAAGGTAATTTTAGCGTAAAACCAGGTACGAATAATGGTAAAAAATGGCGGGTTGGATATTTTGAGGGTGGGGAATACATTAATTATCAACTCAATTTTTTGGGGATTGTCAGGGGATTGATGGACATGGGATGGATGGAAAATGCCAAGATCCCGGAGCAGTCCGGTGAGCAGACCGCCCAATTGTGGCAGTGGCTCGCAGACAACACCAAAAGCCGGTATATCGAATTTGTTAAGGACGCGCATTACAGCGGTAACTGGGATACGCCGCTTATTGAGAAGATGGTGCCGGAAATTATTTCCCGTCTGAATAATAAAAAAGATATTGATTTGATCATCGCAGCAGGCACTAAGGCCGGTCTCAAACTTGCTACAAATGATCACAAAGTGCCCACACTTGTTATCTCGACCACGGACCCTTTGGCTGCCGGCATTATTAGAAGTGTTGACGATTCCGGTTTCGACCATGTCCATGCCCGGGTTGATCCATACCGCCACAGGCGTCAGATTCAGCTTTTTCATGATATCATCGGATTCAAGAAACTTGGCATTGCCTATCAGAACACTGAGCAGGGCCGCAGTTACGCAGCACTGGACAGTGTCAAAGAAGTGGCTGATGAGCGCGGGTTTGAAATTGTTTCCTGTTTCACTACAGACGAAAGCGCAGACATCAAAAAAGACGAGGAAAGTGTAAAAAAATGCTTTGCAACGTTAGGCAAAAGCGCTGATGCTATTTATGTTACCACCCAGAATGGTGTAAATGCAGACAGTATTCCGGATCTTGTGAAAATAGCCAACAAATACCGGATTCCCACGTTTACCCAGTCCCATTCCGAGCAGGTAAGATATGGCTTTCTGATGAGTATCTCCAGGGCAAATTTTCAATATGTCGGGCGGTTTTATGCCAAGACCATGGCCAAGATATTTAACGGTGCTAAACCTATAAATATAGGCCAGTTGTTCGAAGATCCCCCCAAAATAGCTATTAATTTAAAAACTGCTGAATTGATCGGTTATGATCCGCCTGTTGATGTGTTAAGTGCGGCAGATGATATTTTTGAGGATATTGAAACCCCTAAGCAATAA
- a CDS encoding MFS transporter: MSQLKKTRSRIHLFSGAVIMLVLALGFNILLTSATFEKLYVETFISKNNVVAKDLQRNLETALRFGKSVDKFIGMDKLILEARQRLVPVQKETNESGADEDGIVVSITYPNGHVVYSSSEQVVGTYLPEAARMPLAKGKHLAVERRSVEHKGVYYISLPVKQDFSKKWVATVTIAFSQKQVKAMLRAIVMKSIKLIAAVLFSAMTLLIIFLRFLTLDPNRPKKSLRQIKFKISTAFFIIISLAQITLNLFNLFEFRAHFMDVSTQKSVVMSELLKQDIEYLLAKGLNIRRLIKMDQKLADIIAVSPELEGITISDNTGRPLYIATQHGMRNLTTSKNNERQDSGMISLHNYPGYTVTQNLLNTRESETGALAGKLTIHISKETLFKKLEAITLDSITVLVISIFFFVELLILERQLIERQVTGDSRAHRGQVHYTSIRPVAFIFFFGVDTCISFLPLHMASLYNPHDPLLGLSKDIIMGLPISMQMLFTSLSLLISGAWCDKRGWAEPFLIGLFLSGTGFIFAWLAPSSLYFLFALGLVGMGYGLSLMAAQGFVIAHTTTKETAQGMAQLWAGVYAGSICGGATGAMLADRMGYAPVFLVGGSILLLLIIYTFFMMKDAMQRPNPISQPPRSTLTEQTCPSSRNTSVFSFLFNRKIFTLIVFYGLPWYIVLIGFMNYYSPIYLKSIGVSQSTIGRIFMIYGICLMYVAPYISKIVGQAHDKKRYLVMGSFVGSLSIANFYFFKDFSGVVSVTVSIFLLGLSACLIPVRSAYVLDIHITKQLGGGKAIGVLNAVLRLGQVTGPILFGWLFITMGSDSGIAVTASAYLLFTLIFILVG; encoded by the coding sequence ATGAGCCAGTTGAAAAAAACCAGATCACGGATTCACCTATTTTCAGGGGCCGTTATCATGCTAGTGCTGGCACTGGGATTCAACATTCTTTTAACATCAGCCACCTTTGAAAAGCTGTATGTAGAAACCTTTATTTCCAAAAACAACGTGGTGGCAAAGGACCTTCAGCGCAACCTGGAAACCGCACTTCGGTTTGGCAAAAGCGTTGATAAATTCATTGGTATGGACAAACTGATCCTGGAAGCCCGGCAACGCCTGGTCCCGGTACAAAAAGAAACAAATGAATCCGGCGCTGATGAGGATGGCATTGTTGTTTCAATTACCTATCCGAATGGACACGTTGTTTACAGCAGCAGTGAACAGGTTGTGGGAACATACCTGCCTGAAGCGGCCCGGATGCCGCTGGCCAAGGGTAAGCACCTCGCTGTGGAAAGACGCTCTGTGGAACATAAAGGGGTCTATTATATTTCCCTGCCGGTGAAACAGGATTTTTCAAAAAAATGGGTGGCCACTGTAACAATTGCCTTCAGCCAAAAGCAGGTAAAAGCCATGCTGCGCGCCATAGTGATGAAAAGTATAAAACTAATTGCAGCGGTTCTTTTCAGTGCCATGACGCTTCTAATCATTTTTCTTCGATTTTTGACCTTAGATCCCAACAGACCCAAAAAATCGTTGCGGCAGATCAAATTTAAAATCTCTACGGCTTTTTTTATTATCATCAGCCTTGCCCAGATCACTTTAAACCTGTTTAACCTTTTTGAATTCAGGGCCCACTTTATGGATGTCTCCACCCAAAAAAGTGTTGTCATGTCCGAATTGTTAAAACAGGATATTGAATATTTACTGGCAAAGGGTCTGAATATCCGGCGACTGATAAAAATGGACCAAAAGCTGGCTGATATCATTGCCGTCTCCCCTGAACTTGAAGGCATTACCATATCTGATAACACGGGTCGGCCCCTTTACATTGCTACCCAGCACGGCATGCGTAATTTGACAACATCTAAAAATAATGAACGTCAGGACAGCGGAATGATTTCCCTGCATAATTATCCGGGCTACACGGTCACCCAGAACCTGTTGAACACACGGGAATCAGAAACCGGTGCATTGGCCGGCAAACTGACCATCCATATTTCAAAGGAGACCCTGTTCAAAAAACTTGAAGCAATTACCCTGGATTCCATTACGGTGCTTGTGATCTCAATTTTCTTTTTTGTGGAACTGCTGATCCTTGAACGCCAGCTGATTGAACGTCAAGTCACCGGAGATTCCCGTGCGCATAGAGGGCAAGTGCATTACACATCCATTCGTCCGGTGGCGTTCATATTTTTTTTCGGGGTAGATACCTGTATTTCATTTCTTCCCCTTCATATGGCCTCATTGTATAATCCACATGATCCACTACTCGGCCTTTCCAAAGATATTATTATGGGCCTTCCCATTTCCATGCAAATGCTATTCACTTCTTTGTCATTACTGATATCAGGTGCATGGTGCGACAAGCGAGGTTGGGCAGAACCCTTTCTGATCGGATTGTTTTTATCCGGCACAGGGTTTATATTTGCCTGGCTGGCCCCATCTTCCCTCTACTTTCTCTTTGCTTTAGGCCTTGTGGGCATGGGTTACGGACTGTCCCTGATGGCAGCCCAGGGATTTGTCATTGCACACACCACAACAAAGGAGACTGCCCAGGGCATGGCCCAGCTTTGGGCCGGGGTATATGCAGGCAGTATCTGCGGTGGTGCCACAGGCGCAATGTTGGCCGACCGTATGGGATATGCCCCGGTATTTCTGGTGGGCGGCAGTATCCTGCTGCTACTCATTATCTATACCTTTTTCATGATGAAAGATGCCATGCAACGCCCAAATCCAATTTCACAACCGCCCCGGTCCACTTTGACAGAACAAACATGTCCGTCATCCCGGAATACGTCGGTCTTCAGTTTTCTGTTCAATCGTAAAATTTTCACACTGATTGTGTTTTACGGGCTTCCCTGGTATATCGTGCTCATCGGTTTCATGAACTATTACAGTCCCATTTACCTGAAAAGCATTGGCGTCTCCCAGTCCACTATCGGCCGGATTTTCATGATTTACGGCATCTGCCTGATGTATGTGGCGCCCTATATTTCAAAAATTGTTGGTCAGGCCCACGACAAAAAACGATACCTCGTCATGGGCAGTTTCGTCGGCAGCCTGAGCATTGCCAATTTTTATTTTTTTAAAGACTTTTCCGGAGTTGTCTCCGTTACGGTTTCCATCTTTCTTTTAGGTCTTTCCGCCTGCCTGATTCCGGTCAGAAGCGCATATGTATTAGATATTCACATCACCAAGCAATTGGGTGGCGGTAAGGCTATCGGCGTTTTAAATGCTGTTTTGCGCCTGGGTCAGGTGACCGGCCCTATCCTGTTTGGGTGGCTTTTCATCACCATGGGATCAGATTCAGGCATTGCCGTCACAGCATCAGCATACTTACTTTTCACCCTTATCTTTATTTTGGTGGGTTAA
- a CDS encoding alanine racemase, giving the protein MSQLILNLDRLCHNIRFLSRHCREHNLGITGILKDPCADQKMISQMMDLGFENIGISKVPKGPRTKPIFPKRPIYIALPSIHELPAIVQFFSTSFNSEMTVIEQLNQTAIAMKCTHSILLMVDTGDLREGVMPDQVVDTVRKIHQIKPRNIKFAGIGTNLGCCAGTVPNKHNLNIMAQLTDQIESKLGIEVNTVSVGGSVLLKWMQHKQLPGRINNIRLGESVFLGTIPTINQVHPNLDTRAVTFRSDILEIREKMVTPPQLCGRDALGVRPQFTRRGIRKRAILNFGICDTYPSGLTSLIPGMEIISVNSNYTLADITDCRHHFKVGDFVDFTMNYQAFLQSFISPFTQICYQEEPDKTAVL; this is encoded by the coding sequence ATGAGCCAATTAATCCTGAACCTGGACAGACTGTGTCACAATATCCGGTTTTTGTCCCGGCACTGCAGGGAACATAACCTGGGCATCACCGGAATCCTCAAAGACCCTTGTGCAGACCAGAAAATGATCAGTCAGATGATGGATTTAGGTTTTGAGAACATCGGAATATCCAAAGTGCCTAAAGGCCCAAGAACAAAACCTATTTTCCCCAAACGGCCCATTTATATTGCCCTGCCCTCAATCCATGAACTGCCTGCCATTGTCCAGTTTTTCAGCACAAGTTTCAACTCTGAAATGACCGTTATTGAACAACTCAACCAAACAGCCATTGCCATGAAATGCACCCACAGCATTCTTTTGATGGTGGATACCGGAGACTTGAGGGAAGGTGTTATGCCGGACCAGGTCGTGGATACTGTGCGTAAAATTCACCAGATCAAGCCCAGGAATATTAAATTTGCCGGCATCGGCACCAATCTGGGATGTTGTGCCGGAACCGTACCGAACAAACATAATCTTAATATCATGGCCCAGCTGACTGACCAGATTGAATCCAAACTTGGCATTGAGGTTAACACCGTGTCCGTAGGCGGATCCGTATTGCTAAAATGGATGCAGCACAAGCAACTTCCCGGCCGGATCAACAATATACGCCTGGGAGAGTCTGTGTTTTTAGGCACCATCCCCACGATAAATCAGGTGCATCCGAACCTGGATACCCGGGCGGTCACATTCAGAAGCGATATACTTGAGATAAGAGAAAAAATGGTGACGCCGCCCCAGCTGTGCGGAAGGGATGCTTTAGGCGTCCGACCTCAGTTCACCCGCCGGGGCATACGCAAACGCGCCATTCTCAATTTCGGCATCTGCGACACCTACCCGTCAGGATTAACATCTTTGATCCCGGGTATGGAAATTATTTCTGTAAACTCCAATTATACCCTGGCAGACATCACAGATTGCCGTCACCACTTTAAAGTGGGAGATTTTGTTGATTTCACAATGAACTACCAGGCGTTTCTCCAAAGCTTCATATCGCCATTTACCCAAATCTGTTACCAGGAAGAACCAGACAAAACAGCTGTCTTATGA
- a CDS encoding SpoIIE family protein phosphatase yields the protein MFSTIKGKILFAVILVMVISTLTNLFFTHRDVGNAMLTAQQDSALNILHSLNLIIEGDYRNLLSEKRALTLLKRKQLKDTTRVIASVFEGFAAKGGSQKTRGLEQALSWLETAPFDNVNYYIIDAQSNVTASSNEQVTTLSLKSLEDVKHRNLSRVMQFDNLTQRGDFAAFNLDQSQENASLLAYFKPFTPWSLTIGASVDISRLQVLAEKQKAQIISSLTDYTQGLKIAGSGFVYIFEESGAVLVPQIGRASQAMGTMVNQQTGNLINDDIRQHASAEFSYFHYLPDIPNKTEREMIAYCYYFKPFKWYISVIIPLQEIKLPAQRLVIRQSLIIVIMFMAGLMVIILVVSRIATPLHRLSSYARKIPKLDFTKPMPEATPVDDLPKKYKDEVGDLAASFILMRHELSRNIQDLINITTARQRTESELGIAREIQLGLVPKTFPGQLKFDHMDLYATLQPAKEVGGDLYDFFQLDDDHVVFALGDVSDKGVPAALFLVVTRTLIRVFSGKEVSPARMMTSINNVLSSDNPRSRSVTLFLGILNIQTGQVVYANGGHNPPIIVTHDGARFIENKKEPLVGAMPGIIYSDNTLTLNNGQGFMLYTDGVNEAMNKKGEPFSNQRVIDEVSKDRDLPSEKIVYNLLDRIKKHADSAPQSDDIAILMIKFRK from the coding sequence ATGTTCTCAACGATTAAGGGAAAAATTTTATTTGCTGTTATTCTGGTCATGGTGATCTCAACCCTGACCAACCTCTTTTTCACCCACCGGGATGTGGGTAACGCCATGTTAACGGCCCAGCAGGATTCCGCTTTGAACATTCTGCACTCCTTGAATTTAATTATTGAAGGGGATTACCGCAATCTGTTGAGCGAAAAGCGAGCTCTAACCCTTTTGAAACGCAAGCAGTTAAAGGACACGACCAGAGTTATCGCATCAGTATTTGAAGGATTTGCCGCAAAGGGTGGTTCACAGAAAACACGCGGACTTGAACAGGCACTGTCCTGGCTTGAAACAGCCCCCTTTGATAATGTTAACTATTACATCATTGATGCACAATCCAATGTAACGGCGTCTTCCAATGAGCAGGTCACCACCCTTTCTTTAAAATCATTAGAGGATGTCAAGCACAGAAACCTATCCCGGGTCATGCAGTTTGACAACCTTACCCAAAGGGGGGATTTTGCAGCTTTCAACCTTGACCAGAGTCAGGAAAACGCGTCCTTACTTGCCTATTTCAAACCATTTACCCCTTGGTCACTAACCATCGGTGCATCCGTGGATATCAGCCGGCTCCAGGTTTTGGCGGAAAAACAAAAAGCGCAGATCATCTCATCTTTGACAGATTATACCCAAGGCCTGAAAATTGCCGGCAGCGGCTTTGTGTATATCTTTGAGGAATCAGGTGCCGTACTGGTTCCGCAGATAGGAAGAGCGTCGCAGGCCATGGGTACCATGGTCAATCAACAGACCGGTAATCTGATAAATGACGATATCCGTCAACATGCATCTGCTGAATTTTCATACTTCCATTATCTGCCGGACATACCGAATAAAACCGAAAGGGAGATGATCGCCTATTGTTATTATTTCAAGCCTTTTAAGTGGTACATCAGTGTCATCATTCCCTTGCAGGAAATTAAACTGCCGGCCCAGCGTCTGGTTATCCGGCAGAGCCTGATCATCGTGATAATGTTCATGGCCGGTCTTATGGTCATTATACTGGTGGTCAGCCGGATCGCTACACCTTTGCACCGGTTGTCATCCTATGCCAGAAAAATTCCGAAACTGGATTTTACCAAACCCATGCCAGAAGCAACGCCGGTGGATGACCTACCCAAAAAATACAAAGATGAAGTGGGAGACCTGGCGGCGTCATTTATCCTTATGCGCCACGAACTAAGCCGGAACATCCAGGATTTAATCAACATTACCACCGCCAGACAGCGCACTGAAAGTGAGCTGGGGATTGCCAGGGAAATCCAGCTTGGCCTGGTGCCTAAAACGTTCCCGGGACAACTTAAATTTGATCATATGGATCTGTATGCCACTTTACAGCCAGCCAAGGAAGTCGGTGGAGATCTATACGATTTCTTCCAACTCGATGACGACCATGTTGTTTTTGCTTTAGGTGATGTTTCCGACAAGGGTGTGCCCGCAGCTCTGTTCCTGGTGGTTACCCGGACCCTTATCCGGGTGTTCAGCGGAAAAGAGGTATCACCCGCCCGGATGATGACCAGTATCAACAATGTCCTAAGCTCAGATAACCCCCGTTCCAGGTCTGTTACCCTTTTCCTCGGGATTTTGAATATTCAGACAGGCCAGGTTGTCTATGCCAATGGCGGACACAACCCACCCATTATTGTCACTCATGACGGAGCCCGTTTTATAGAAAACAAAAAAGAACCCCTTGTCGGTGCCATGCCGGGCATCATTTATTCGGACAATACCTTAACCCTTAATAATGGACAGGGATTTATGTTATATACGGATGGGGTTAACGAAGCAATGAACAAGAAAGGGGAGCCGTTTTCAAATCAGCGGGTGATTGATGAAGTGTCAAAGGACCGGGATCTACCATCGGAAAAGATAGTGTACAATCTTTTAGACCGCATCAAGAAACATGCCGATTCCGCGCCCCAGTCCGATGATATTGCCATTCTGATGATCAAATTCCGGAAATAA
- a CDS encoding DUF3124 domain-containing protein, with protein MMTKKYILIFPILLIGLLLCATGTAFTQGNENLSKGQQVYVPAYSHIYTGNRQIPSFLTVTLSIRNTDMSHAIEIVSVDYYDTKGELIKKYQPSPIFLKPLESIRYVVDYDDKTGGSGANFIVEWRSKNPVNPPIMETIMIGSRSSFTSKGQVLIPSK; from the coding sequence ATGATGACAAAAAAATATATACTGATTTTCCCGATTTTGTTGATTGGACTGTTATTGTGCGCAACAGGTACGGCGTTTACCCAGGGAAATGAAAACCTTTCAAAAGGACAACAGGTTTATGTCCCTGCATATTCACATATTTACACGGGCAATAGACAGATCCCTTCGTTTTTAACCGTGACCTTAAGTATCCGCAATACAGACATGTCCCACGCCATTGAGATTGTGTCCGTAGATTATTATGACACCAAGGGGGAACTTATAAAAAAATACCAGCCCTCACCTATTTTTCTCAAGCCCCTTGAATCCATACGCTATGTGGTTGATTATGATGATAAAACCGGGGGGTCTGGGGCCAATTTCATTGTTGAATGGCGATCTAAAAATCCAGTGAATCCCCCGATCATGGAAACCATCATGATCGGTTCAAGGTCTTCGTTCACGTCCAAGGGGCAGGTCCTTATTCCTTCGAAATAA